Genomic segment of Juglans microcarpa x Juglans regia isolate MS1-56 chromosome 7S, Jm3101_v1.0, whole genome shotgun sequence:
ATTCCAAAATTCTTTCACTATTTGTATGGTGATACTAAATAACTAGCGATGAGACTCAGATTGGTATCTCATATAATGACTACGTAGCTTTTATGCAACTAGCGAGTAATATTAGATCTTCAGTGGTGCATACAGATCAGCAATAACAACATATAAACAAGATAAGCATCCCCATAAGAGTTTGCATCATCTTACCATATAATCTATGCACATTTGTCTGGTCAAATCATATGTTTCGGAGTCCCCATAAACTTGATCTGCTACAGCACGAAACAGACAATTCCCATCCTCCAGCATTCTTTTGACTTCAAAGCCTTTTGCCCTTCTAATGTCAATTTCAAACTGACGTTCTCTTTCCTGACACAGATGCAAATGGCAATTCAAAATCTGAATCTGATGCTGAACCCTGCTGAGCTTCAAATCTAAAACTTGGAGGGGGGACACTAGAAAGGTCTCTAAGCAAAATAGATTGATACCaattgataaaatgaaacaCACAAGAAGTCTTGGTTTAAGAAAATTCAGGAACCCAAAcacctaaaatttaaaataaaacgcTATTCTCAAGACACCTAAAAGTTCATTAGTACAAAATATTCGCACAATTCagattttttaatgataaatagTAACACATCCTGACCATCAAACTGATGTTGACTGAACCACAAAAGTGCAGAAAAAAATTTCTGCATTCATGGcctatacacacacacacacaaggaaaagaaaaactaagttACATAGTTTATAATGACCATGAATAGTAGGACCAACAAAAGAATCCTCTGTAGATTCAATTCGACTGAGGAAAACAACGATTAAGGAAAACAAGAGAAAGACATACAACACTTGGTGATTTTGTAGGACTAACAAAACCAGCAACTTACTAGGTCATCATAGGATGAAACAAAGCAAGGGTTTTGTTCATCAGCGCTATTATATCCCTCGCTTTCACCATGAGACCTGGGCGAAGAAGGCCGTGAACCAGTCGGTGAAGTCCTTGTTGAAACAACAGGCCAGGCAACTGCTCTTCTGGATGATCCAATCCGGACAGAACTTGGATTTCCTGAGACACATCTTCTAGAATTTGAGTTTCCAGCTGAAAGTTTTGGAGGTGGGACAGGGGGAGGAGGAGGCTGCGAACTCCCACTACCTGCCCCTGCAGAATTCACACTTGAACCCTCAGTATCAACCGTGAGCCTCTCAGAAATTCTCAACCCAGCCATTCCTTTCAACAACTCTCCCTGATCCACAATTTCATCATTACCAACTTTCTCACCATCCTTAATTTCATCACTCGAACTCTCATTCTTCACGTCATGAAAGCTTTCCATCAAAAGATCATCACCTTTTGCTGCCTTGCTGTCGCTACTCCCACACAACTCCAAAAGCTCATCCACAACCACTTGTTCCTGCACCTCCTCAAGTTCCTCATCTCTCAAAGCTGAAAGAACCTGAGGAGTAGTAACTTGCGGCTCCACCCGAGCCGAAGAAGACCCAGGCAAGGAAGAATTACGGCTTGGGTTGGAAGAAGAACCACCTGCAGATCCTCGCTGAACCAAAATTCGAGTCATTTTTATATCTTCCTGAACTCAAAACCTAGCCCCAGTCTCCCTTCCAAGCCCCGAACTTAGAGACCCAAAACCATATTAATCGGTTTGTCACGCGTCCTTGCCTTGGGTACAGTCACGCCAATTCCCTGGCTGAATGCTTTCTTCCAGCCCAGTGCCTTGTGCTCCTCGCGAAACGATCTCTGCATTCCCCTGACAATTCTCATGAGACCCAGACCTCGAACTTTAAACAACAAAACCCTCTAAGTAGTCGAGTTTACCCGGAAAATCCGAAAAGCCAACCTTCGCAAAGCTGAAGCTGCAATCAACCCGATACATTCCCAAGAAAATCAAGTACTAAATTAAGGAACTTTTACCAATCAAATCCCTACGTTTCAATTAAAAACGATTCAGTAGATTAGACTAGCAAACTAGTGTACCTAATTCCACTACAAGACTTTCGTAAGGTGAGTTTTCgattatattacaaaaataaacaacagaGACACAAAACTCAAACATCAGCATCTAAGGCAATCACAGCACAACTAAGGCAAATCAAATTCCAAAAGCTACCGTAACCATCAAACAAAGAAGATGatcaaagataaaaataaaccaaagaaAGGCACCGAAAGTCGAACAAAATGTGAACACGATCGCCGAAAACCTAGGGTTGACTCGGGCCTGTTTAGGGCAACTCacctggagagagagagagagagagagagagagaggaaacgaAACCTCGAACGAACAAGAAAGCGTTGGGGGTGCGATCTGCAAGTGCTAGGAATTTTATTAgggtttaataatatttttgacaataatttctcttataaagCACCGAAAAGGAGGGGGAGAAACTTAAGGCCGAAGGAGAGTATTTgcgagagagcgagagagaggttGAGGGGGGATGCGTTGCGTTTTAAAGGAGGGTGAGAAGAGTGTGATTGGATGGGGGCGTGCGTGTCAACCACTCACTGCCCTTGGAGAAGAAGATTCCCTTTTTTGGAGACCTAattgttttggaaaataatttaaacataatattttttacaacactttgtataactatattttaaataataaatttttttataaaaatatcttataaaaataacattattttataaaaatacccttatttataatattattatataatatattatacaatatgttatatgtatatcattacCTTTTTATATGTTAGTATTATCTCTTCAGGCgatatgtaaataatagtaaaaaaatattaaataataaataatttttaaataatagtaataaagtaaTCTCAGATGATCTCAGATCACTTCACTAACCAAAGTTACCAAATATAGCCAATTAGATGTTGTCCTATTCAAGTTTGTATtgatttaggcctcgtttagttatacagatgaaatgaaattagatgagaaatttgtgaatatcagttaaataatttgtaaatagtagtgagatggtattagttaagatgttttacgggattttataaaaattcttctaatcagccactattcactaccTTATACCcccacaccttataaaaaaaatctacacaccctattaaaaaactataggtATAGGGTATAGGGTGTGGGAGTGAAGAGTGGTTGATGTATAGCATTCctttagaaaataagagagagaaaattgaataaaaatattataaaattaaaatattgtcagaatataatttttaaatataatttttattttaggatttgaaaaaattgaattattttttatgttttgtttgaaaatttaaaaaatttataatgattagatgaaaaaattaaaaattaaaaatctaaagttgaaaagtatttgtgttgtaatgatgtTTAGAcgtttagatgagataagatgagataaattgagttgaaaCCATTTGTGAAACCAAAAGGGACATGTttaggaatataaatattttcagatattattaaactattttactactatttacaaaccattcattattattcacaaatcatttcactattattataagatattcttaatattcaaatgagCCCTTACTTATACCCAAGACTTAGgcctcatttttgttttcacaatcattctcatcacatctcatctaatcattataacttttctaaattcatacataaaataaaataaataattcaattgttttaaatcttaaaataaaaataatattaaaaatatatattctaacaatattttatttaactttcaacttttatctcaactcatctcatctcatctcatatgtgaaaacaaacgaaaataTTATCAATTCTTCAAAGATTTTTCAACTTATGTTTGTTGTTTAGAAACTCTTTAAATCATTACTAGCGATTAAAACCCACAAATACTAAggttggtttggttacacaaaatcaaattatctaatcttatcttatctcgtctcatataatcattacaactttttcaaacttctgcataaaatataataacaatttaattttttcaaatcttaaaataaaatttatattataaaaatattttatttaacttttaataaaatatctcatcttatctgaactTCGCAACTAAACGTGACTGGAAAAATGTTACAATTCGAGCGACTAGAGAGCAATCGAAGACTATGTGAATTCATGAGTCAATAGAGAGTAGAAGAACGTCTAGCAATCAAAAGTGGACTCATGAATTCACAGTCCACTTTTGATTGCTCTCTAGCCGCTCGAATTCAACATTTTTCAAGCCATAAAGAAACTTATTATGGTTACCAGAAACTTCGTGGTAAAGACGTAACTCCTTTCATCTAAATCATCGTGGAAAAAGGTATTATTGCAATCAAGCTAGATTAATTGGGAATTATGAATTGATGCAAGACATCTCACAATA
This window contains:
- the LOC121241049 gene encoding OVARIAN TUMOR DOMAIN-containing deubiquitinating enzyme 6; protein product: MTRILVQRGSAGGSSSNPSRNSSLPGSSSARVEPQVTTPQVLSALRDEELEEVQEQVVVDELLELCGSSDSKAAKGDDLLMESFHDVKNESSSDEIKDGEKVGNDEIVDQGELLKGMAGLRISERLTVDTEGSSVNSAGAGSGSSQPPPPPVPPPKLSAGNSNSRRCVSGNPSSVRIGSSRRAVAWPVVSTRTSPTGSRPSSPRSHGESEGYNSADEQNPCFVSSYDDLERERQFEIDIRRAKGFEVKRMLEDGNCLFRAVADQVYGDSETYDLTRQMCIDYMERERDHFSQFITEGFTSYCKRKRRDKVYGNNAEIQALSEMYNRPIHIYSYSTEPINIFHGSYDTDTPPIRLSYHHGNHYNSLVDPRRLTIGAGLGFSCLHGRNVDKDQVKAAIRAQQDQQIDNALLAEGRFYSDLELTEKEIERMVMEASRAEYLADDSYKQQLSRRESSTSSAEPSSSGATGSSGSETKGGGRERGLQDSVLSSSSMQMVLSMGFSYLQVIEAYSIFGDDVDSMVCYMLETSSSSRRKGKATE